The following nucleotide sequence is from Acetivibrio cellulolyticus CD2.
TCATGCATGGAAGCTGATTAATAAATGCATAAATGAAGTAAAAAATATCTATACTCTACGGGAAACTTAAGATTATATTGATTCTCAAAATAAATAAGTTCATTTTCCTGTATTGTTGGATTGAGTTTTAAGCCTTTAAGTTCTATTTTTTCCGGTTTCTAAATAATATAGTATATACGTTATAAAGAAATGCGTTCCAATATGGGGCGCATTTCTTTTTGATATGAAATTCATGGAACTTTAATACTTGTTTAGGTATATCAATCTAAAAAAGTTTAGTTGACAGCCACATAATCAGAGGTGTATTATTAATGTAATAGTACAAGATTTAATGTAACATTACAGAATGAATGTTTTAATGTTTATTATAGTTATAATTAAATATTTTCTACTTCTCTTACGTCGTAATTACCATCAAATCAACAATTCGTACCAAGGTTTATCTATTTGTTCTAATAATTCCATTATAGTACTATAATAAGCTGTTTTAACTACTTATTGTGTTTTTGTCTCAAAAACGTTACTTTTTTCATGTAAGCTATACCATTTATCAAGAATCAGGAGTTCTTCACATAATGATAGAACTTAAGGTGAATGGGGACGGTTAATATCTCATTGTACAATGGGATAAAAATATAACAAATTAGTAATTATTGTAAAGGAGAGATCGACGTGAAGAAAATTGTTTCATTATTTTCTGTTGCAGCCATAATTGTAACTATGCTCGGTATAACTACAATTAATGCAGCAGAAGAGGGAACATTCGGGGGGTATCCATGGGTTAAGCCTTTGGACTATCACTTGGGAACTACTGCAGTAACAGCAACAGGAGATAGTCTGGAAATTGAGTTTCAGAATATTAACAACAGCGATCATGCAGCTGGAGCTGCTACTACTGTTTCAGGAACGAGCGCTGTTCCGCTGGATGAGGATTGGTCAGCATATGAAGCTATAAGCTTTACAGTAGACAATCCCCAGACCAAGGAGTTTTTAATTTCTGTTGGTATTTGCACTGGAGAGAAATGGTATTGGCATGAGTCAAACACTGTTGCTGTACCAGCTACAGGTTCTAAGGATATAGTTTTGTATTTCAATCAGGAATACTGGAAAACTGAAGCATCAAAATGGGTTAATAATACAACTATATCAGATCTCAATGATGTTAAGAAGATAGATTTTAAAATAATATCAAATGAATCAGGAAATTTCGGTAAAGCAATAATTACAAACTTTTTATTGGGAGATGCTCCGACAGGAAATTTACATAACCCAAATCCCGGAAATATAGAAGCACCTGGGCAGTTTAAAGTTGTAGGAAGCCACCTATACGATGCAAATGGTGTACCTTTTGTTATGAGAGGGGCAAACCATGCTCATACATGGTTCAAAGACCAGTTGGAAACAGCAATACCGGCTTTGGCAAAAGCAGGATGTAATACTGTAAGAGTTGTATTATCTAATGGTAAGAAGTGGCAAAAGGATGATCTGGCATCTGTAAAGAAAATCCTTAAATTGTGTGAAGACAACGATATGGTAGCGGTACTTGAAGTTCATGACCCGCTTGGTGTTGAAGATGTTCAGCAGTTACTTTATGCAGCTGAGTATTTTGTGGAGATGAAGGAAGCTCTTATTGGAAAAGAAGACAGAGTTATTATAAATATAGCAAATGAATGGTATGGACAATGGGGAGCTGCACCTTGGGCAGAAGGATATAAGAAAGCAATATCCGTAATAAGAAATGCAGGTCTTACTCATACAATTATGGTAGACTGTGCAGGTTGGGGTCAATATCCTCAGTCAGTACATACTTATGGAAAACAAGTTTTCGAATCAGATCCACTTGGTAACACAATGTTTTCAATCCACTTTTATGAGTACGCTGGTGGAACTGAGGCAATGGTCAAGTATAATATTGATGAAGTTGTAAATCAGGGATTAGCACTTTGTATTGGTGAATTTGGTTGGAAACATAAAGATGGAGATGTAGCTGAAGCATACATAATGAAATATTGTCAGGAAATGAATATTGGCTGGCTTGCATGGTCCTGGAAAGGTAACGGAAGCGGTCTGGAATATCTTGATCTGGCAAGTGATTGGGCAGGAAACACCCTTTCAACCGACTGGGGAAAGGTTGTAGTGGATGGACCTAACGGTTTAAAGGAGACTTCAGTTAAGTGCTCAGTATTTAGTGGTGTAATTCCTACAACAGGAGTTACTCCAACTCCTGTTGTAACTCCTGATAATTATGTTCTTGGTGATGTTGATGGAAACGGCAGTTTTAATTCTATAGACTTTGGTTACTTAAGACAGTACTTATTAGGTATGATTAAAGACTTTACAGGAAAAAATGGGAAGCTGGCTGCAGATGTTGATAAAAATGGAATTATTAACTCTATAGATTTTGGTAAGATGAGAAAGGTATTATTAGGTATGGACTCTAGTTCTTTTTAACATTACTTATAGTTTCTAGAGAAAAGAAACTAAAAAGATAAACATATAATTTGCTCATCAAATTTTTACAAATTGCTGGCTAATAGTGTTATTTACCTATACAGATCGATCTCAAAAAGTGATCGCTAACTCTTCCTTAATAATAAATTATAATAAAGAAAAGTGAGTGTCGCAAAACTAATTTTTAGTGAAGTGCGGCACTTTCTTTTTGTGTAAAAAAGCTGGGAATAGTGATAAAAATTAATCTATTAAATGAGTTTTTAGAAGCTTTTTATGGGGAATCAGCATTATTAAAGTAGTAAGTGTTATTTCCAAATTACTTAGTAAATAACCAAACTTTGCTGTATAATTAATGAAGAGAGGTCAAGGCTTAGAATATAAATAATTGGGGTTGTTTCTGTGAAAGGACTATTGGCAACTATTTGGAGTGCTTTTAATAAGAAAAAACATGAGCCTCGCAATCTTTATAAAATACGCAAGTATAAGATTTGTATTAAAATCATTTGGATTTTTATGGAGGGACTGGGTATGAAAAAAATTGAAAGTATTCGTATAATAAGTTTGTGTTGTATTCTGTTGTTTGGGGGTGCTGGATGTAACACTCAAGTAAAGAAAAGTATCGATACTTCGAGTGCTGTGCAAACAACCATACCCACAACAATACCTATTAATACAAATGAAAATAGTATACAAGCAACTAAGCAAAATCAGAATACCATTTCAAATAATGGCGGAGCTGTAGTAAGATGTGGGGAAAATACTTATTACATAACTGATAACCTAGCATACGAAAATTATAGATGTGATGGTGCACTTTATTCAGTGAACCCTAAGGGTATTAGCCGTAAAATAACTAATATAGGAGGGCGACACATATGGTCAGTTGGGGATAATCTCTATGTATCTTCAGATAATTCAGCACCATCTTCAACATTTAAAGTAAATCCCTCAAATGGCGAGAATACCTTACTACTTAACGGCACCATTGAATATTCTGATGCAGATAACGAAACACTGTATTTCACAAGCCCTGTTAAGTCAGTTAAAAAAATCTATAAATTTGATGGGCTTTACAAATTCGATCTGAATACATATAAAACCGAGAAGATTTTTGATGCCAACAACTCAACATTTTGCAAATACCTTACAGTAATAGATGGAAAGATGTATTATTATACTTTAACTAAAGATAATACTGTAAGCATCAACTGCTACGATATGAAAAACAGTAAGATAACTGTGCTTACAACAGATAAACCTGATTCGGATATATCCCATGAAGATTATTCATATACGGTTCCACAGCTTTCAGCCTGCGGAGAATGGCTGATCTATTGTGTTGGAGCTTATCAAGGAAGCGGAGCTTGTTTTTACGGTAATATGTACAGAATAAAGCCTGATGGAACAGACAAAGCTTCAATGAACATATCATGCACAGGTGATTTTCTTACGTGTGATAATTGGATTTATTATATAGATTCAAATCAAGAAATGGGTTGTCCATCCTACATTATTCATCCGGATTTGTCAGGTAAGCAGAAAATGAATGATTCTATCATCCCGATTACTTTAACCGACGGCGGATGGCTGTTTTACAACGAAAAAAACGGTGATATTCACCGCAGTAGACTTGATGGAAACAGTGACTCCTTGATATTAAAAGCAGACCAACTGCCAAATTATTTGACAAAAGATGACCACTATAATTACAATTTGGATATCATCGGTGACATGATTTATATTAATGCGGAAGTCTGGGGGGCTAGAAGTGACGGTAGCTGGCGTGACCAGTTTATTTGCAGCTCATTTAACCGTGTTAATATTAACGGAAAAGAGTTTCAAACATTAGCACAAATTAATGGACCTTATACAGGCCGTTAATATACTGGCACGTCGGCTTTATTGAGTCGCTTACAAACAAGTTGCTGAGATAAGGTTAAATGGATAATAAATTGAATAGAAGGTTATTCATTAGTTTGAAATCGAACAAGGAGAAAAAATGATTATTACATGTGCATCAAAAAACAGAATGGGATACATTCATCTCATGCCTGTTAATAATAATAACTTACACGCTCTATATGAAGAACATTTAAATAATAACCATTTAAGTAAATATCTAAATATAGAATCCATTAACATACCAATATCAAGTGATTTCCAATATGGAGATCTGCTCAATAAGATGAGAATCAGTAATATAACTTACAAACAAGCCAGCAGTGATGCAAAGGAATTTATAGAGGAATATCAAAATGATTTAGATATAAACGGGTACATGGAAGGAGTTGAATTGAATTTATCAAAGAAAGAATTCTTAACACTTATTAATGAGAACGCTTTTCAAATTTTTAAATGTAGTTGGCATAGCAAAGACTTCATAATATTAACTTTAGATATATCAAAGAACGTATTTCATGAAAATAATATCATATATCCGTTCTGTAATGAGAAAGATGCTTTTGCCATTGTTAAAATTGAAAAGAAATATAAGACAGGCTTTATAAAGGGTATTATAACATCAAGGGAGGATTTATATCCATTTTCCTATCTAAGCAAACCAGAATTTATTTTATTGGATGATGTTAAATAAGGACGCTGTCTTATATTTTAAATTAAGATGGTTGGAGGAAAAGCACACGTTATAGGGTTTTCTTTAGGTGGGACTATATTAATTAATTTGATTAGCATGTATACTGCAGCAACATACAAAATTGTATAAGATTATGAAACATTAAAAAATGTATTTACAAGTGGAGGCTTGAAGTGTATTTGGTTAATCCTGGGAAGCTTTTTGAGAAGTAATTGAAGGGGAATTATTATGGAGATAAAGTTTGAAAGAGCAACTATAGATGACACAGAGATATTAATTAACATACGAAATCAATGCTTCTATGCAGATTTTATTAATTATGGTGAATGTCCTGGATATAATATCTCTAAAGAAGATATGGCTAACTCAATTTTAAGTAGAATAGCATATAAAATAACCTTCAATAATCACGTAATAGGAAATATAAGCATAACGGATAATCAGGATGGTACATATTATCTTGGTTGTCTTTGTGTTATACCAGATTATGAAAACAAAGGAATAGGACAGAAAGCCATTAGATTTATCGAAAGTGAATTTCCGAATGCGTCGCTATGGACTTTACAAACACCAGCAGATAAAGAAAGAAATCATTATTTTTATAAAAAAATGGGCTATAGCATTGTAAAGGAATGCGTAGGAGGTTCTGTCAAATTAGTTATATTTGAGAAGAAAGTCAATCGTTAATGTGAAATTTTTTAAGGAGACCAACTATGAAAAAACTTGCTATTGTTTTTTTTACTAAGTATTTTAACAGGTTGCCATTCTATAGAACGTCAAGCTAATGTTGATGTCGTCCACAATTCGACCTCAACACAAACTACAGTATCTGAAAGGATTGGAGAAATTAACATGAAAATAACGATGATACATGGGCAAAACCATAAGGGAAGTACTTATCATATAGGAAGGTTATTGGCGGGCAAGCTCGCAAAGGAGTACGAAATTACAGAGTTTTTCCTGCCAAGGGACTTGAATCATTTTTGTTTGGCATAGTTTATGGCAGTGATATATAATAAAGTTGTCATCTTAAACATACGAGTTTTGCATAGGGCTGTTGTGAATTTAAGTTTAGATAAATTAAATATATATCCAACCAACTTATAAGACTGACAAATAAATTATACCAGGGAGGACAAATATGCAAAAAATCGAGTTAACAAAGGACTTAAAGATACAAGCCATAAATGAAATAAAAAAACACTTTTCGACGGAAAGAGATGAAAACATAGGTGATTTGTCTGCTGAATTATTTCTTGATTTCATTACGAAAAAAATTGCTCCATTCTTTTATAATCAAGGTATACGGGATGCACACCAGTATATGAACGAGAGGTTGGAAGATTTGTTTGCTCTTGAAAAGAGTACAAATATATAACCCAAACAAGGATGTGAATTTTACTATTGAAAAGAGATGCTGTGATTAAAGAACAAATTGGGAAGCGGATAAAATTCTTTGAAAACATAAATAAGACATAATAGTTTTATTATGCGGGATAAAAGTAACTTTTTTATACATGATTAATAGTAATTTGATTATAGAGAAAAATAATTTCAAGATTCTCTTGACCCTCACGGAACGTCATAGGATATGCTATTCGTATTAAGAGCAGGAGGTCATAAAATGAGAACAGTAAAGGAAGTATCTGAATTAACAGGTATCAGCATACGCACCCTTCATTACTACGATGAAATCAATCTGTTAAAACCAACTGAGTGTAGCAAGTCAGGATATCGGCTTTATGATGATAACGCACTAGTAGTGTTACAGCAGATTTTATTTTTTCGTGAATTTGATATGCCATTAAAGGAAATTAAGGCTATTTTGGAGGATCCCATTCTCGACAGAAATCAGATATTACAAAGTCAGAAGAAAATGCTGGAATTGAGAAAAGAACGCTTAGAACGATTAATATCCAGTATTAATGATATTCTGAAAGGAGAGACCAAGATGGATTTTGAGGTGTTTAGTAAGGCGGAGATTGAGGAATTGTATCAAGCATTGATTTCCCACATGCCTGAGAAAGTGAAACAGGCAGTTGAGCGGGAATATGGTGGGATGAATGAATTTCATGAGCATTATATGAAATATGCATTTGGTGAACATGGACAGAAGACTTACCAGAAAATGATAGAGTGGTATGGAGATAAGGAAAGTGCATTGAACGCATCTATTAACCCACCTGATTCACAGACGATACAATCATGTGAAAAACGACTTGATATCCTAATGAAAAAACTTTCAGAAAAGACGGAAAAAAACGTTTCATCATATGAGGTAAAAGAAGTAATTGCTGAATATGGTTTTATGTTTAAACAACTTTATCAATTGAAGGATGAAAAGATATTTATGTTAGATATGGCGGCTTCTTATAAGAATGATGAAAGACTTAACAATACATTAGATGAGAAATATGGAGTTGGCATAACAGATTTTTTTGTAAAAGCAATAGATGAGTTTTATAATAAGTAGGTAAATAGTGTATGGTGAATAGATTAGGTGATAGTGCCTATTCTATAAGCATTTTAAGTGTAATTCCTGTTTTGTGGAGAAGTTGCCAAATTTCAATTTATATTGTTGAGTAAATGAGGTGTTATGGCGATTGGAATGAATTATACTTTAGAGATTATTTGATACTATTATAGAATTAATATGAAATAATTATTTTTTTACGCTCAAATATGTGATAAAATTTATATAAGGGAATGGTAAGTTGTTCTTAATTGAACTTCTTTCTGATATTTGCATATTAGGAATTCTGAAAACGTAGCTTTGCTATAATTTTCAATTCCGTTAATAATTTAATAGATTTAGATAAAACAAAATAAATACTTAGTAATTTTTTTATACTATTCATACCAATTCACATAAGCAGTTACCTTAGAATTATCTCATGATCTTTTGAAGTTATTATAAATTTATTCCCTTTTAAAAGTTAATAAATTTTATTAATTACAAATAAAAACATGCTAAGGGGGTGTCCCAGGAATACCTTTTGATATTGCATTTATTTTTGGTTGAAAATTTTGAAAAATTGATAGGAGGAGAAGAAGTGAAAAAAAATCTGATTATACTGACAGTTTTAGTTCTATTATTGACTTTAGTACCGGATGGAATGTTCTATAGTACTGCGTCTTCAGCAGGGACGACAATACCTTCGGCTGCATGGAAGAAGGAAGTAGGTTCTGCATCGTATGTTGATGGTGCCCCGATAGGAGGTTTTGGCGCAGGTACGATTACATGGAAATTTGACGGTTCATTTACAAAGGGAAGACTGGATATTGGAAGCAATGAGCTTTCATCGGATGCTGACTGTGCTTTTTATATGTATCAGAAGCCTTCCGGGCAGAATATTTCAATGAAGAAGCTTGACGCTGGTTCTATAGGTGCAGGGCAGGCTACATATTATTCTCTTTTTCCAAAGTCATGGGTTGACTATAGCGGCAGTAATTTTTACTGTAAGGCAAAAGTTACACAGTTTAGCCCTATAATACCTGGAAACTATGAAACTACAAGTTATCCGGTAGGGGTGTACAAATGGGAAATTACAAATCCGGGTTCCAGCAGCTGTGATGTAGCTATAATGCTGTCATGGAAAAACGAATTTGGTGGAAGTTTTGCAGAAGGGCAAACATCAGGTAACAGCAAAGGTATAATATTGAGAAGAAACGGAACTTCTAATGCTACAATGGAGAATCAGGGTGAGTTTTCCCTGGCTGCTGAGCAGAAGGATGGTGTTAAAGTTACATATGGATCAGCTTCCGGAACCAGCACTCTTTCATCGGATTTTGGAACTGATGGACTTTTAGGCGATACTGTAGGTTCAAACAATATAGGTGCGGTTGCTTTCAAGGCAACGCTTGAACCTGGTCAAACGATAACAGTACCTGTTGCATTGTCCTGGGATATTCCAATATCGCAGGCAGGCAGTGGAAGCAAGTGGTATAGAAAATATACCAGATTTTACGGAAGATCAGGATTGAATTCATGGAAGATAGCTAAAGATGCAATAGATAATTATTCTAGTTGGGAATCGTCTATAGACAGTTGGCAAAACAGTGTGCTAAACGATACAAAGTATCCGCAATGGCTTAAGACTACAATGTTTAATGAACTGTACTACTATTTTACAGGTGGAACTTATTGGGAAGCTGGTGCCGCTTCAGGACAGAAAGACAATCCTGATGAGGATATGTTCAGCCATCTTGAATGCTATAAATATGATTTTTATGGAACATCCGATGTACGTTTCTATGGATCCTGGCCGCTTATACTTATGTGGCCTGATATTGACAAGCAGGCTGTCAGACAGTTCGCAGACAGTGTATATCACACAAGAACAGACAAACCGGCAGCAATTGGTACAACAGCGCATGATATAGGAAATGCAAATAATGTATTTGAGACCTGGAATGCTTACGTATACAGGGATTCTACAAATTGGAAGGACTTAAACTCAAAGCTTGTGCTTATGGTATATAGGGATTGGGCATTGACCGGAAAAACCGATATGGACTTTTTGAAATATTGCTGGATTCCGGTACAAAAAGCGATGGATAAGGTAAAAAGTCAGGATAGTGATGGTGATTACCTTCCAAACAGCAGTGGTATAGATCAGACATATGACGATATGCAGCTTCAGGGCAACACTGCATATTGCGGAGGGCTATTTGTTGCAGCCTGCAATGCAGCAAAAGAAATAGCGACAGCAATGGGAGATAGTACAAAGGCAACTCAATACCAGTCGTGGTATGAAAAGAGCAAGGAAAACTATATTGCAAAATTGTGGAACGGGTCTTACTTCAAAATTGATACAGGAAGTTATGATACCAGCAGAATTATGAGTGATCAGCTTTGCGGACACTGGTATGCAAAAGCTTGTGGACTGGAAGGTATTGTTCCTGATGAGTATGCCAAAAAGTCATATAGTAAAGTATACGAATTCAATAATAAAAAATTTGACAACGGTTTACATGGTTTTGTAAATATTATGAAAGCCGATGGAAATGTAGATATGTCTCATGCACAAACAGCTGAAGCTTGGGTTGGAACGTCTTATGGAGTAATAGCAGGAATGATTCAGGAAGGACTAGAGACTGAAGCTTCTCAAGTAGGAAGTAATCTTGCTGACACTGTCTGGAAAACAAATGATATGTGGTTCAGAACTCCTGAAGCATGGCGTCAAGGCGTAAGCGAAGTTAGAGCACCGTACTACATGAGGGCGAATTGTATATGGGCTGTAAAACATGCTTATGACATTGTGTATGGTCCTTCACCTTCTCCTACTCCACAGAAGCCTACAGTTATATATGGTGATGTAGATAACAGTGGTACACCGAATTCAATAGATTTTGGATATATGAGAAAGTATTTGCTGGGTATTATTAATCAATTCCCAGGAGAAAATGGCCTTGAAGCGGCAGATGTGGATGGAAGCAGAAGTTTCAATTCGATAGATTTCGGATTTATGAGGCAGTATTTGCTTGGAACTATTAATGTTTTCCCAGCACAAACGAAAAATTAAATATAACAAAAACAAAGATTTAGAAGAAGCGGTGTGAATGCGCCGCTTCTTTTTGTATTCAGCTTCTTTCGAACGAAGTGAAAGTTTTTTATACTAATTACAAGTGACTTTACAAATACCTCAAGACATATTAATATTTATTAGTACAAATGGAAAAATTCGATAGTTATGAAATTAACTTTCAATGTGCATAGAAGTATTATTCAGCGTTACGATGGTATTCAACGGAAAAAGTGTTCCGGGCAATTTAATACAAATGACTTTCAGGAAGGTGCTATATAATGGAAAATAAAATAGTAGTCGCTGTTAAAGGCATAATAGTAAATCACGGGAGAGTATTAATAGTAAAACGTGCAAATAATGATAAAGTTGCTCCAGGCACTTGGGAATGTGTAGGTGGCAAAATTGAATTTGGAGAGGAATTGGAAACTGCACTTATACGAGAAATCAAGGAAGAGGTTGGATTGGATGTTACAGTAGAGAAACTTTTATATGCTGCTACATTTAAATCAGACCCAACAAGGCAGGTTGTTATTCTTACATATTTATGTAAAAGCGAAGTGACTGATGTTACGCTATCAATAGAACACTTGGAATATCTTTGGGCTACCAAAGACCAATGCAATCAACTTTTGCATCCGGATATTCTTGTGGATTTTGAGAAGAACAATGTGTTTTCAATACAAGAATTGTTGTAAAGAGGGAAAGGGAATCTCTTCATAGATAGTTACAATTTATTGGAAGATGAATCGAATTGGAATAACAGCAGATTTATTGCAAAAGAGCTTTAATTGGTAGATATGACTGAAAAGTCTTGGAGAAATGGAGTGAATGGATAAATGAAGATTCAAATTGTTCTGTTGGTATTTATGATAATAATTTCACTGTCAGGCTGTTCTAAGAATAATTCTGAAAGGGTACAAAATGTTTCTGCAATTAGTGGTCAAAATGTTGCTAAGGAAAATGCTATCATCAAAAGTTCTAAGGAAATTTACCCGCTTAACCAGCTAAAAGACTGTGATATTGAATGGATAACCAAAAAGGGAGGCATACCTTCCGAAAAAAACTGGGCAGCTCTTTACCCTGAGAAGGATGAAGAAAAGATAGTTAAAATAGTTAATCTTGTAAAGTCATGTTCTGATATACATAAATCAACTAAAGATGAATTGGATTTTCTAAGAACAAAACATGGTTATCCAGTTGATATAATAATCAGGATGAAAGATGGAAGCCAGTTTTCTTTAATGTCAGCTATGAAATTAACTGCGAGGACAAGTGATAATGGAACAGAAACAACAGGAACTACATGTAAGGACCATTTTCTTTTAAAATATGAAAAGAGCAATTTGGAAGAGTATTATACAATATACTCTAATGATGCCACTGCATATATACTTGAGCCATCTAATCCAGATTTTCCAAGGGTGGATAACTTTGTAATAACCCCAAAAGACTTTAATTATGGTGATAAGATTTCTATTTCAGGTGGTGGTTGCACTGAAAAGGAAGTAATTATTACGCTTTCGAATGGTAATGATGCGGAAAAGGAAGAGTATGTTATCGGAAAAGTAAAGCCTGTTTATGGAGAATGGCATTGGGATGGCATTATTAGCAAAAATACTAAAACCTATGATGGAAGAGATATACAATTTAAGAACAAAAATTATTATATCGGTATCCAGATGGGTGAAAGTGGAACTCAAAGTGGAATACCAATTGCATTTACACAATCGGATACGGCAAGTGAAGATTCAAATGTTTGGAAAGCTATAGGGCCTGAGGTGGTAGAGAATTTGAAAAGTATTGAAATTATAAATATGAACAGCGAGAGTAAATCAAAGGTTAATTTGAAACTTCCAGAAGATTTTTATGCAACTGAATATATCTATGATGTTGTTCCTGAATTTCAATTAAATGAAGAGAAAAGTAAGCAGATAAAAAAGTCATATAGTTTCAACCTATATAATAGAAAAGATACGAATAAATTCAACTTGTATGGTATCAAAGGTGTTGCTGGGAGATTTGAAATGACTGGTAGTTGCGAAGAACAGCCTAATAAAGCTTGCTTTCCAAACCATTCATGTGTAAAAGCC
It contains:
- a CDS encoding cellulase family glycosylhydrolase, which codes for MKKIVSLFSVAAIIVTMLGITTINAAEEGTFGGYPWVKPLDYHLGTTAVTATGDSLEIEFQNINNSDHAAGAATTVSGTSAVPLDEDWSAYEAISFTVDNPQTKEFLISVGICTGEKWYWHESNTVAVPATGSKDIVLYFNQEYWKTEASKWVNNTTISDLNDVKKIDFKIISNESGNFGKAIITNFLLGDAPTGNLHNPNPGNIEAPGQFKVVGSHLYDANGVPFVMRGANHAHTWFKDQLETAIPALAKAGCNTVRVVLSNGKKWQKDDLASVKKILKLCEDNDMVAVLEVHDPLGVEDVQQLLYAAEYFVEMKEALIGKEDRVIINIANEWYGQWGAAPWAEGYKKAISVIRNAGLTHTIMVDCAGWGQYPQSVHTYGKQVFESDPLGNTMFSIHFYEYAGGTEAMVKYNIDEVVNQGLALCIGEFGWKHKDGDVAEAYIMKYCQEMNIGWLAWSWKGNGSGLEYLDLASDWAGNTLSTDWGKVVVDGPNGLKETSVKCSVFSGVIPTTGVTPTPVVTPDNYVLGDVDGNGSFNSIDFGYLRQYLLGMIKDFTGKNGKLAADVDKNGIINSIDFGKMRKVLLGMDSSSF
- a CDS encoding DUF5050 domain-containing protein, producing the protein MKKIESIRIISLCCILLFGGAGCNTQVKKSIDTSSAVQTTIPTTIPINTNENSIQATKQNQNTISNNGGAVVRCGENTYYITDNLAYENYRCDGALYSVNPKGISRKITNIGGRHIWSVGDNLYVSSDNSAPSSTFKVNPSNGENTLLLNGTIEYSDADNETLYFTSPVKSVKKIYKFDGLYKFDLNTYKTEKIFDANNSTFCKYLTVIDGKMYYYTLTKDNTVSINCYDMKNSKITVLTTDKPDSDISHEDYSYTVPQLSACGEWLIYCVGAYQGSGACFYGNMYRIKPDGTDKASMNISCTGDFLTCDNWIYYIDSNQEMGCPSYIIHPDLSGKQKMNDSIIPITLTDGGWLFYNEKNGDIHRSRLDGNSDSLILKADQLPNYLTKDDHYNYNLDIIGDMIYINAEVWGARSDGSWRDQFICSSFNRVNINGKEFQTLAQINGPYTGR
- a CDS encoding NUDIX hydrolase, which produces MENKIVVAVKGIIVNHGRVLIVKRANNDKVAPGTWECVGGKIEFGEELETALIREIKEEVGLDVTVEKLLYAATFKSDPTRQVVILTYLCKSEVTDVTLSIEHLEYLWATKDQCNQLLHPDILVDFEKNNVFSIQELL
- a CDS encoding DUF2164 domain-containing protein gives rise to the protein MQKIELTKDLKIQAINEIKKHFSTERDENIGDLSAELFLDFITKKIAPFFYNQGIRDAHQYMNERLEDLFALEKSTNI
- a CDS encoding GH116 family glycosyl hydrolase, with the translated sequence MKKNLIILTVLVLLLTLVPDGMFYSTASSAGTTIPSAAWKKEVGSASYVDGAPIGGFGAGTITWKFDGSFTKGRLDIGSNELSSDADCAFYMYQKPSGQNISMKKLDAGSIGAGQATYYSLFPKSWVDYSGSNFYCKAKVTQFSPIIPGNYETTSYPVGVYKWEITNPGSSSCDVAIMLSWKNEFGGSFAEGQTSGNSKGIILRRNGTSNATMENQGEFSLAAEQKDGVKVTYGSASGTSTLSSDFGTDGLLGDTVGSNNIGAVAFKATLEPGQTITVPVALSWDIPISQAGSGSKWYRKYTRFYGRSGLNSWKIAKDAIDNYSSWESSIDSWQNSVLNDTKYPQWLKTTMFNELYYYFTGGTYWEAGAASGQKDNPDEDMFSHLECYKYDFYGTSDVRFYGSWPLILMWPDIDKQAVRQFADSVYHTRTDKPAAIGTTAHDIGNANNVFETWNAYVYRDSTNWKDLNSKLVLMVYRDWALTGKTDMDFLKYCWIPVQKAMDKVKSQDSDGDYLPNSSGIDQTYDDMQLQGNTAYCGGLFVAACNAAKEIATAMGDSTKATQYQSWYEKSKENYIAKLWNGSYFKIDTGSYDTSRIMSDQLCGHWYAKACGLEGIVPDEYAKKSYSKVYEFNNKKFDNGLHGFVNIMKADGNVDMSHAQTAEAWVGTSYGVIAGMIQEGLETEASQVGSNLADTVWKTNDMWFRTPEAWRQGVSEVRAPYYMRANCIWAVKHAYDIVYGPSPSPTPQKPTVIYGDVDNSGTPNSIDFGYMRKYLLGIINQFPGENGLEAADVDGSRSFNSIDFGFMRQYLLGTINVFPAQTKN
- a CDS encoding MerR family transcriptional regulator — protein: MRTVKEVSELTGISIRTLHYYDEINLLKPTECSKSGYRLYDDNALVVLQQILFFREFDMPLKEIKAILEDPILDRNQILQSQKKMLELRKERLERLISSINDILKGETKMDFEVFSKAEIEELYQALISHMPEKVKQAVEREYGGMNEFHEHYMKYAFGEHGQKTYQKMIEWYGDKESALNASINPPDSQTIQSCEKRLDILMKKLSEKTEKNVSSYEVKEVIAEYGFMFKQLYQLKDEKIFMLDMAASYKNDERLNNTLDEKYGVGITDFFVKAIDEFYNK
- a CDS encoding NADPH-dependent FMN reductase family protein — its product is MKITMIHGQNHKGSTYHIGRLLAGKLAKEYEITEFFLPRDLNHFCLA
- a CDS encoding GNAT family N-acetyltransferase, producing MEIKFERATIDDTEILINIRNQCFYADFINYGECPGYNISKEDMANSILSRIAYKITFNNHVIGNISITDNQDGTYYLGCLCVIPDYENKGIGQKAIRFIESEFPNASLWTLQTPADKERNHYFYKKMGYSIVKECVGGSVKLVIFEKKVNR